Within Claveliimonas bilis, the genomic segment TGACAAATCCATTCCCTATGAGCAGGGTGCCATGTTTGAGCCGTCTACGGTTGCCCTTCACGGCGTTATCCAGAACGATTATAAAGGTGGAGAATATGTGGCAATCCTGGGAGGCGGAACCATCGGAATGTTTACGATGCAGTGGACGAAAATATTCGGTTCCAAAAAAGTAGTAGTTTTTGATATCAGCGATGAGAGGCTGGAGCTTGCAAAACGCCTTGGCGCTGACGACGTCATTAATACAACGGAAGAGAACTTCATGGAAAAAGCGATGGCAATTACAGGTGGAAAAGGATATGGATTTGTCTTCGAGACGGCAGGCCAGGAACCTACTTTGAAAATGGCTTTTGAGGTTGCGGCAAACAAAGCCAATGTCTGCTGTATCGGGACACCCCATAAGGAGATTACCTTTACGCCGGCGTTGTGGGAAAAAATGAACCGAAAAGAATTTCATCTGACAGGTTCATGGATGTCCTACAGCGCACCTTTCCCGGGAAGAGAATGGGAACTTACCGCACATTATTTTGCAACAGGACAGTTAAAATTTGACCCCGGATTTATCTACAAAAAAATGCCCATGAGTCAGGCCCAGGAGGCATTCCAGATGTACAAGACTCCGGGACTTGTGCAGGGAAAGATTCTGCTGATGAACGAAGAGTAGGAGGAAGCCATGATTCTGACAGTTACGCTGAATGCGGCGATTGATAAACGGTATGTAGTAGAAGAATTTCGTATCGGAGAGGTAAACCGGATGAAGGAATGCGCCTACACTCCGGGAGGAAAAGGGCTGAATGTGTCCAAACCGGCGGCTATTGCCGGGGCGGAAGTAGTGGCGACCGGATTTGTAGGCGGTCATGCGGGACAATACATTGAGGAGTCCCTGAAAGATTTCCGCATTAAGAGCGCTTTTTATCATCTGGCAGCAGAAAGCCGCTCCTGTATTAATATCTGGGATGAAAAAAATAAAGTGCAGACAGAATTTCTGGAGCCGGGCTTCACAGTGAAAGAGGAAGAGTTCCGGGGATTTGTGGAGAAATTCGCGCAGCTTGTAAAGGAAGCAGATGTGGTGGCAATGTCAGGCAGCGTGCCCCGCGGTCTGGATGAAAAGGCTTATCCGATTCTGGTGGAAACGGTGAAAAAGGCAGGAAAAAAAGTCATTCTTGACACCAGCGGAAAGCTGCTGGAAGAAGGAATAAAAGCCTGCCCGACTATGATCAAGCCCAATATTGATGAGATTCGTATGTTGACAAATAAACCGTGTCATGATATACAGGAGATAATCCGGGCCGCAAAAGAAATCCATGAAAG encodes:
- a CDS encoding galactitol-1-phosphate 5-dehydrogenase, whose amino-acid sequence is MKAAVVCANEDVRYMDYEEPQVTPGTVKIKVKASGICGSDIPRVLHNGVHFYPIVLGHEFSGDVVEVGEGVTKVKVGDRVSGAPLLPCMKCDDCQNGNFSLCKHYSFIGSRQQGSNADYVVIPEQNAVVFDKSIPYEQGAMFEPSTVALHGVIQNDYKGGEYVAILGGGTIGMFTMQWTKIFGSKKVVVFDISDERLELAKRLGADDVINTTEENFMEKAMAITGGKGYGFVFETAGQEPTLKMAFEVAANKANVCCIGTPHKEITFTPALWEKMNRKEFHLTGSWMSYSAPFPGREWELTAHYFATGQLKFDPGFIYKKMPMSQAQEAFQMYKTPGLVQGKILLMNEE
- the pfkB gene encoding 1-phosphofructokinase — its product is MILTVTLNAAIDKRYVVEEFRIGEVNRMKECAYTPGGKGLNVSKPAAIAGAEVVATGFVGGHAGQYIEESLKDFRIKSAFYHLAAESRSCINIWDEKNKVQTEFLEPGFTVKEEEFRGFVEKFAQLVKEADVVAMSGSVPRGLDEKAYPILVETVKKAGKKVILDTSGKLLEEGIKACPTMIKPNIDEIRMLTNKPCHDIQEIIRAAKEIHERGIEVVVVSLGSDGSLCVCNDGVYRAVVPKINAVNTVGCGDSMIAGFALGFEAGQTPVEALRKASAISAAAAMREETGFFVKEDMETIYPQITIEKIG